The genomic segment ACCCATTTTTACGGTGCCGCGTACGAGGGTCGTTTTCCCCGGGTGCAGTTCCATTTCGGACTCGAAACAGAAGACGCGGTGCTGGATCGCTATGTGGCTTATTACAGAGATAACGGATACCTGCGGGAAAGGGGCGAATGGTTCGATTGGTGGAACCGGCCGATTTTCTGCACCTGGGGGCAGCAGGAATATCTCGAGCTTAGCTGCGACTTCGAGCGCAATCCGCTGACGGCGGACACGTTGATGGATTGGGTCGTAAGCCTGGAGGAGAAGACGGGCGGCCATCCGTTTACGCTGATCGTCGATTCGCACTGGTTCGATCATTACGGGGAATACGGCGTGCATCCGCAGAGGTTCGGCGATACGGCCCGTTTCCGCCGGCTGATCGAATCCGTCAAGGCGCGCGGTCACAAGGTCGTGCTCTGGTACACGCCGCTATGGGTGTCGAAGACGTCCCGTATCGTGCGCGAGCATCCGGAGTGGCTGGTGAAAACCCTGGAGGGGGAGCCGGCCCGCGTCACGAACACCGAAATCTACGACTACGTCTACTTGCTCGATTGCTCGCGCCGGGACGTGCGGGCGCATATCCGCAGCACCGTGCGTTACCTGCTGTCAGACGAGGCTGACGGCCTGAATGCCGACGGCTTCAAGATCGACATGAACTACTACGGTCCGGTCGGCGGCAAGCATGCGATCGACAATTACGAATGGGGCATCGGCGAAAAGCTCTGGTACGAGCTCGTCCGGTTCATCGGCACGGAGGCGGCTGCGGTCAAGGCGGATGCGCTTCTGACGCTGAGCGGGGCGGAGCCGTACTTGCAGCCGTGGGCGCCGGCGCAGCGGCTGAACGATCTGTTCCCCGTCGTGCCGGAGTCGCCCGATCCGTGGTACCGCCGGGCCGCGCTCGTGAGTAAGATGCTCCCCGGCGTGCTGATCGACGTGGACGGCTGGCCGAGTACGCGAACCCGGTCCGCCGAGTATTGGATGGTGTCGCCGACCTTCGGCGTGCCGGTCACCTACCATCTTGATGGCTTCGATAACAAAGAGAAGCTTAGCGACGCCGACTTCGCGCGAATGCGGGCGGCCTGGAACGTCTATGCGAACGCGCCGGTCAAGGCGGACATGGCGCTGCATATCGATCCGGATCGCCGGGTGTTCTACCGGACGTACGGGTCGGGACCGCTGGCGGGCTTCTACGCGGCGCTGGCGATGCATAGCTGCTGTCTCGTCACCTACGGCGAGCGATGGATGATGGCGGCCTCGATCGCGGACATGACGGTGGAGGTGCCGGTGCCGCCGGGCCGTACGATTAGCGCCGCCTGCAAGCGGCTGCCGGGAGGTGATGTGCCGATCGTCTGGGAGGAGGATCGCGAGGCCGGAACCGTTCGATTCAGAATTGAGGATTGCGGCAGGGGCATCGAAGCGTTCGTATTGGAATTCGCGCAGGTTGACGGTTAAGGAGGGAATGGCGGTATGCTGCACAGAAGCGACATTCAAATCCGCGATCCGTTCGTCGTGCCGGTGCCGGAAGAGGGATTGTACTATTTGTACGGCACGACGGATCGTAACGCTTGGTCCGGTCCGGGCATCGGCTTCGACGTCTACCGAAGCCGCGATCTGGAGCAGTGGGAGGGGCCGTTCCCGGCGTTCCGGCCCGAAGCCGGGTTCTGGGGGATCGAAAATTTCTGGGCGCCCGAGGTTCATCGCTGGCGGGGCATGTACTATATGTTCGCCAGCTTCAAGGCGCCCGGACGGCGGCGCGCGACGCAGATTCTGGCCGCGGACGGGCCGCTCGGCCCGTTCAGGCCCTTGTCTGACCGGCCGGCGACGCCGCCGGACTGGGAATGCCTGGACGGCACCTTGTACGTGGACCGGCAGGGCGAACCGTGGATCGTATTCTGCCGCGAGTGGCTGCAGGTGACGGACGGCGAGATGTACGCCCTTCGGCTTAGCGGGGACCTGGCCGAGACGGTGGGTAAGCCGGTTAAGCTGTTCTCCGCGACGGAGGCGCCGTGGGTGCGGAGCACGGTGTACGAAGCTGAGGGTCAGCCGGACGTTCGCGGCTACGTGACGGACGGGCCGTTCCTGTTCCGACCGGCCGAGCGGGAGCTGTGGATGCTCTGGTCGAGCCACGGTGCCGAAGGGTATGCGATGGGCATCGCGATGTCTGCGTCCGGAGAGATTGAAGGGCCGTGGATGCAGGAAGCGCTGCCGTTCTTCCGCCGGGACGGCGGGCACGGGATGCTCTTCGCCGATCTGGAGGGTCGGCTGACGCTCGCGCTGCACTGCCCGAACCGGACGCCGGACGAGCGCCCCGTATTTTTCCGCGTGAAGACGGAGGGCGGTACGCTTGCGCTATAGGAAGACTGAGACGTTCCGGGAGGATGGGCAGCTCGCGCTGGAGCGGGGCTGGGCGGCGTGGGGCCCGCTTTCCTGCTCCGCCTCAGGCGCTTGCCGGCGTGAAAGGCCTTTTTTTACATCTTTATGAAAGCGTTTTATATTAATGATCCTCATTACTTCATATCAGGAGGTAAATCGCTATGAGAAACATCGGTTTGCGTTTCGTTCGTCTTCTGATCGCGGCGGCTTTATTCGTCGCACCTCTGGCCTTCGGCGTGCCGGCGACGCACGCCGCCGGTACGGTCACCGCCTACGCGGCGCCCACCGGCGCGCCCCGCTCCTCCGACTTCACGGTCACAGCCGGCAGCAGCGCCATCGATTTGTACGGAGACAACAACGGCTGGGGCAACAAGGTATCGTACGGTTACTTCGACATGACCGGCTCCGTGACCGTGTCGGTGACGGTCAACTTCTCTTTTTCCTCCTATAAACTGGCGCCTGCTTCCCTCGGTCTCGCCTCTACCCGAAGCGGGAACACGATACAGTTCACGCTGAACGGTCCGACCAACGTATCGCTTATTTTGGACGGGAATTATCAGGGGCGCACGCTCCACCTGTTCGCCAGCGCGCCAGAGACGAGCGTGCCGAGTCCGTCCGATCCGAACGTCATCTACATCGGACCCGGCTATTACGACTACTCTTCCACGCCGACGACGACGATCACGGTCGGTTCGGGCAAGACGCTGTATATCGCCGGCGGCGCGTTCCTGAACGGGCATATCGAAGTGCGCGGCGCCTCGAATGTCGCGATCCGGGGCCGTGGCATCGTCAGCATGAATTATACGTCGACTTATCTGAATCAGCCGATCAGCATCTTGTCGAGCACGAACGTGCAGATGAGCGGCATCATCGTGGACCGGCGAGTCGGTGCCTGGTCGAGCCTGATGGACAACAGCAGCCAGGTCAGCGTCACCGATTACAAAGTCGTCAGCCCGACTTATGCGAGTACGGACGGGCTGAATCTCGTCAATTCCCACGACGTGACGATCGACCGCTCTTTCTTTCGGACCGCCGACGACTGCATCGCGATCAAAGGCGTCGTCACGCCAGGCTACAACGCAAGCGATAATCCGGCGAGCGGAGCGCCCAACTACAACATCACCATCCAGAACAGTCAATTCTGGAGCGATGCCAACGACGTATGGGCGCTCGGCGCGGAGACGCAAGCGGCCTATTACGAGAACATCAAGTATTTGAACAACGACGTCCTGTACAGCTATGACGACCGCGACAATCACGGGGTCATTCAGGACCGGGCCGTTATGGATATCACCGCCTTGAACGGCACGCAGTTCCGCAACATTCTGTACCAGGACATCCGGGTCGAGCAGAGCGTCCGGCTCGTCAATCTCTCTTTTGCGGACAGCTTCTGGTTCGGCTCGCTGCCGGGCAACCAGTCCTTCCCGGGGCTCATCAGCGGCGTGACGTTCCGGAACATTACCGCCGTCGGCACCGGTTCGAAGGAGATTCGGCTGTGGGGCTGGGACCTGGGCAAGCCGGTCAGCGACATTCTGTTCGAGGACGTATCGATCGACGGACAATATTTGACCGATCTGGGCGATAAGCCGTTCAACGTCAACAATTACGTGAAAAACGTCGTCGTCAGGCGCTCTGCCTCACCGGTCGATGCGTATGTCGGCGGGCTGGACTTTTCCTCCGTACAGGGGGCGAATCAGTGGTACTACAAGGAGTGGAACGGCAGCAGCTACGCCAATATGACGTGGAACGCGACGGACCGAAAATGGAAGGGGACGGGCTCGTACATCGGCATGTGGGGGCCGAATTTCGTCCACCCGGAGAGCAACGACGCGGTCAAAGCATGGCTGGCCCCGAGTACGGGCACGGTGATGATCAAAGGAACGGCAGCCAAGTGGGATACGGGCGGCGGCGACGGCGTGCGGATCAAAATCATGAAAAACGGCACCCCGCTGTGGCCATCCAGCGGCTGGCAGACGATTGCGGCGACCGATCGGCTCGGCGTACAGTTCGGCGTCATCGCGAACGTCGCTGCCGGCGATTACGTTTATATCGTCGTCAACAAGAACGGCACCGACAGCTATGACACGACCGTGCTGGATGCGATGATCTCCTACAAACCGGTTTTTAACGCATCGACCGACTTCCTGACGTATCAGGGCGGCTGGAACTGGAGCTATCTGCAGGGCAATGCCGCTCCCTATACGAACATGAACTGGAACGCGGCCGACAAGACGTGGCGGGGCACGAACGCGTGGAATATCATTCACGACGGCGGGCTGATGCATCCGGACGCCGACGACACGGTGCGGGCGTGGACCGCCCCGGCATCGGGTACGGTGCGCGTCACGGGCAACGCGCGGAAGCAGGATACGAACGGCGGGGACGGCGTCCGGGTCAAGATCTTGAAGAACGCCGCGCAGCTATGGCCGGCGAGCGGCTGGCAGGCGATCGCCTACAACGACGCGACGGGTGCCAGCCATTCGCTGACCGTCAGCGTGACGGCGGGCGACGTGCTCTACTTCGTCCTGGACAAGAACGGAAATAACAGTTACGACACGACGTACTGGAGTCCGAACATTTTGTATACGTAACGCGACCGCAAACAGGTCCGCAACCCGACCGCACCGACCGCAACCCGACCGCAACCCGACCGCACCGACCGCAACCCGACCGCAGTCCGACCGCACCGACCGCAACCCGACCGCACCGACCGCAACCCGACCGCAGTCCGACCGTATAGCGAGGATCGCCTGCCCGCAGCCCATGGTCGGCGGCAAGCTCTTCCCTTTCTTTCGATTCGCTTCGTTCCGGGTACAATATACCATCGGAAACGTCGGGATGACGGACGGAAGGGGAGAGACGGGCGGATGATCAATACGATAATCGTGCTGGCGCTCATCGCATGCACGGCTTTCTTCGTGGCCGCGGAATATGCGGTCATACGGGTGAGAATGAGCCGGATCGAGCAGATGGTCGCCGAGGGCAACAAAAAGGCGTCGGCGGTCAAGCAGATCGTGGCCAGATTGGACGAGTACCTGTCGGCATGCCAACTGGGCAACACGCTGACCAACCTGGCGCTCGGCTGGCTGGGCGAATCGACGGTGGAGCATTTGCTGAGTCCGGTTTTCGGGCTTTTCGCGCTGCCGGAGTCGGTGGAGACGGTCGTATCCTTCGTGATCGCGTTCCTCATCCTCACCTTCCTCGAGGTCGTGGTCGGGGAGCTGCTGCCCAAGATCGTGGCGATTCAGAAGGCTGAATCGCTGGCGCTCGCGTTGGCAAGACCGCTTATGATTTTTTTCAAAATCACCTATCCGTTCAGCTGGCTGCTTAACCGTTCGGCGCGGCTGCTCACGGGCATGTTCGGGATGAAGCCGCTCTCCGAAACGGACAACACCCGCACGGAAGCCGAGCTGCGCCTCATTTTGTCGGAAGGCTACAAGAGCGGCATCATCAACTCCTCGGAGTTTCGTTATGTGACCAACATCTTCGAGCTGGACGATATGGTCGCCAAAGGGATCATGATCCCGCGGCGGGACGTGGCGTTCATCGACGAGAGCGAGACGGTGCAGGAGGTCGTGGCCCGTACTTCGCTGGACGCCTATGATCTATATCCGGTGACGGCGGGCGGCGATAAGGATACGGTAGTCGGGCTGATCGATTACAAGGAGCTGCTGACGACGTATATTCGCCATCCGGGAGAGCCGGACATGCCCGTCAAGCCTTACATCGAGCCGGTGCTGCAGCTGCTGGACACCGTATCCGTACAGGAGATTCTGCTGCTCATGCAAAAAAAGGACATCCATATGGCGGTGCTCCTCGACGAATACGGCGGAACTTCGGGCATCGTCACGATCCGCGACATCATCGCGCGCATCGTCGGAGAGCGGAGGCAGCAGCGCGACGAGGACGGCCGCCCGCTGATCCAGCAGCTCGGGGACGGTCAATACGCGCTGAGCGGCACGCTTATGATCGAGGAGACCAACCGCCTGCTGAAAACGGAGATCGAAGACGACGAAGGCGTGTACACGTTGGGCGGCTGGCTCATGTCCGAGCTGGAGGAGGCGATGCCTGGCGCCGAAGTGTCCGCGGACAACTATACGTTCGTCGTCGCGGAGATGGAAAACCGCCAGATCAAGCGCGTTAACGTGCGACGCTCGGCCGCGGCGGTGGACGATATGCAGGAGGCCGCGGCCCCCTCTGCGGAGTATCATTCTTAAAGCGCAGTTCGTGATTTGCAGAACGCGCGGCAAAGCGAATGCGCTCAGGAACCGCACAGCGATGTGCGGTTTTTTGAGCGTACCTGAAAGTGAAAATTTGGCGGCGATTCGCGGGCAGGGCAGTAAGCGCGCTATCCGCGTATCGGCTATCGGCTATTGGCGTTTCGGCGTGTGGCGCTGTTCGGTTGTGCTGCGGCTCGAAATAACTGCATTTGTGCAGGTATTTTTCTCGGACCAACGACGCGCGACGGAAAAACTGCAAATATGCAGGTAAATTTAATCCGTAAGCCGAAATTCGGGCTGATGGGGCAAAAAAGCTGCATTTTTGCATCTATCCAGTCTAAAAGAGGTTAGACCGGCAAAAATAGATGTATATTTGCAGGCTTTGCGGTGCAAGAACGGCGCCGCAAGAAGCCGCCGCTGCAAGCGCGAAAGCAGCGTTACAAAACGACGAGGGCGCTGAAGCGTGCGGTAAGCGAGGAAACCGGCGTGTTTACAGGGAAAGGGCACGCTCGAAATCATTTGGCGGAGGAATTGTAAAAATAAAATGCGGTTTGTGTAAAAATAAAAGAAAAAACGAGGATTTTAATGGATACGGGAGCATGCGACGGGCTGACGCCGCCTCGTGGGCGGAGAGGCTCGTTTATCAATATTCAGAAAATTTGAATAATTGAATCCGCTGTCTTATAATGAGGGCAACTCAAACGAAAGGGGATAGTCCAATGGGCCAGGTAAGCGAAGCATATCCGCAGCGTACGGAAATGTGTCGAACGCAACCGCCCGGCAATTGACGTAACGCGGCGGTCCGGGTATGCGGGAATCCAACGATTACGAGCAAGGGACGACTCTTCGGCAAGCAAGGCGCGAACCGGTCGGTTCGGACGGCGAGCGGATAAGAAAGCGCACGATGATGCAGAGAACGACGATTAAACGAACGGCAAATAAACGAACGATGCAGTAAACGAACGATGCAATAAACGAACGACGAATAAACGAACGATGAGCAAGAGAACGGCGAAAAAAGTATGAGGTGAGAGGTGTCGCGGCAAACGAGCGCCAAGGGCGCCGGCAAGACCCTTTAAACGCACGAATGCGCGTACGACCTTTTGGAGGTCACATTTAAAATGAAGTCTAAGAAGATTACGATCATGCGCAAGCGAATCTGGATGAATCTTCGGAAACTTAAGATGGGAGCGTCTTGAGACAATTGAATAGCAAACCAGAACAGTAGAACACCCGGTTATCAGCTGTTAACCGGGTGTTCTGTTTGTCGTGGGCGCATATTCGGAGCGGCTGATCAGCGGCGGGCGCTTCGGCTTTCGAGCAGTCCGTACTTTTTGCGGATGCGATCGAGCAGCCGTACCCAGCTGAGGCCGAAGAAGCCGAGGAACAGCACGTTCGCCGCCGCGTGAGCGAGATCGAAGTAGAAGCTCTGGGCGTATGTGATCAGGAAGAGCTGCCAGCCGAAGGCGTCGGGGAGGCTGAGCAGCGACCACACGTTCATGATCCAGCCGAAAAGGAAGCCCCAGACGAGGCCGAAGGCGCACAGGCCGATCCGCGACTTCATGAAGCGCGTATGGCGCAGCCAGCCGGCCGAGGCGCCGACCATGCCCCAGGCGAACATTTGCCAGGGCGTCCAGGGGCCCTGACCGAGGAACAGATTCGAGGCGAGCGCGGCGACCGCCCCGACGATGAAGCCGGCTTCGCTGCCGAAGACGAGCGCAGCGACGATAACGACGAAGGACGTAGGCTTAAAGCTCGGCAGCGGCGCGAACGCGATCCGTCCCAGCGCAGCGACGGCCGCCATCGCGGCCAGCATCGCGATCTCGCGCGGCTCGAGCCTGCGCCGTTCGAAGCGGACGAATAGCGGCGCCATGGCCAGCGTCATCGCGACGGCCGACAGGAGCAGGTAGTGGCCGTCCCAGATCGCCGAAGCGACGGCCAGGCCGGCGGCGAGGAGAATGGCGGCGATCAGGAGCGCGCGGCTTCGCTTGTCCATCTGCGCATAACCTCCTCCGCCGTAACGGCGTCCGGATACCGGTGCCTGACCGCCCGGTTTACGGCTGTCGTGTAAAAATAGTTGCCGCCGAAGAAGAGCGGCGGCTCCGCGGCGGCGGCGATCTCTCCGTCGTAGAGCAGGGCGCACCGGTCGGCGTGGCGGGCGGCGAATTCGGCGTCGTGCGTCACCATGACGATCGTCATGCCTTCCTCGCGCAGCTGCAGGAGGAGAGCTGCGAAGGCTTCCTTGGCATCGGGATCGAGCCCCTTGGTCGGCTCGTCGATGCAGAGGATGTCCGGGCGCGGGAGAAGGGCGAGCGCGAGCGCCAGCTTCTGCTGCTGGCCGCCGCTGAGATCGTGCGGATGCCGGTCCGATAGCGCGCCGAGATCGAACGCCTCCGTCCAATGCGCGATCTCGGCGGCGGCCGCGCCGCCCCTGTATCCGGCGTGCTCGGCCTCTCTCTCGAATTCTTCGCGTACGGTGTCGCTGCTGAAGTAGAGCATCGGGTTTTGCGCGAGATAGCCGAGCTTGCGTCCCGGCGCGATCGCGATCTTGCCGCGCTGCGGCTTGCGCAAGCCCGCCATGAGCTGCAGCAGCGTGGACTTGCCCGCGCCGTTGCCGCCAAGGATGGCGAGCAGCTCGCCTTCGCGCACTTGGAGACTCAACTTGCGCAGAACATCGGGGAGGTCGCGCTCGAAGCGGTAGGTAAGCTCGCGACAGGACAGCGCTTCGGCGAAGCCTTGGGCGCCTTGGCGGGCTGACAAGCGAAGCAGGCTGCGCAGCTGGGAGACGCCGCTTGAAGCCGGCGGCCGGCGGGTCTCTGCGCCGTCCGCGGACGCCTGTCCGTGCGGACCGCCTGCCATAGGCGCATGGTCTGCCGGTCCGTCCGAAGCCGCGCGTTCCTCGGCCAGCCGGTCGAGCGCGGCGACCGCCTCGCGCACGGTAAGCGGTAGCGGCGTGTCCGGCGCGGCCGCCGTTCGATCCGCGGCGCCAGTACCTGCGTCGTCTAGCGCGGCGAGCAATCTGGCGACGGACGGCACGTACAGCCGCTCGCGCGGATCGTCGGTCGCCCAGATCCGCCTGCAGACTTCGCCGGGCGAGCCGTCATGCCGGATTCGGCCGTCCGCCATGACGACCAGCCGGTCCGCAAGCGGCAAAATGTCGTCCAGCCGATGCTCGCTCGCGATGACCGTCACGCCGAACTCCTCGTTCAGCCGGCGCAGCAGATGCACGAACTCGCGGGCGGCGACGGGATCGAGCTGGGACGTCGGCTCGTCGAGAAGCAGCAGACGCGGCTGGAGCAGGAGCACGGACGCCAGGTTCACGAGCTGGGTCTGTCCGCCGGAGAGCTCGTGCACGGAGCGCTGCATGAGCGGCTCCAGCCCGAAGAAGCTGGACAGCTCGGCCAGCCGCTGACGCATGACGACCTGCGGAAAGCCTCTGTTTTCCATCGAGAATGCCAGCTCGTGCCATACCGTATCCATCACGATCTGGCTCTCGGGATGCTGGAAGACAAAGCCGATCTCTTCGGCCGCGCGCCCGTCCGGCAGCGCAGCCAGCGGCCAGCCATCATAGCGCACGCTGCCGGACAGATCGCCGACGGGCGCAAGCTCGCGCTTGAAGTGGCGGAGCAGCGTCGTTTTGCCGGAGCCGGAAGCCCCGCACAGCACGACGAACTCGCCTTTGCGTATGGACAGGTCCACTTCCGTCAGCGCAGGCTGGGCCGCGTCCGGATAGCGGAAGGTCAGGCGCTGCGCCGCGACGATCTCCATCGGTATCTCTCCCTCGTTTCGAATACGATCGGCATGCCTACGAAAAGCGCGAATATCGCGAAATGAATCCATTCAAAGGACCCGAGCCGGAGCGTCTCCATCCGCGGGAAAAGCGTGAGCAGGCCCCACCCCTCCCGCCAGCCCGCGAGCGCGAGCAGCAGCAGCAAGCCGAGTATGGCGAGCGTCGCCCGGTCGCGGCGATCCATTCGGTACGGGTAAAAGGCGGTCCGCTTGGCCGTGCCGTAGCCGCGCGCTTTCATCGAATCGCCGGTGCGCATCGCGTCCTCAAGCGACCAGGTCATCAGGATGCGAAGCAGCAGCGCGCCGTTCCGCAATCTGCGAATCGGACCGCCGGTCCGCATGTCGATGCCGCGCGACCGCTGGATCAGCTCGATCTGCTTGAACCTGCGGGCGAACAGCGGGATAAACCGCAGCGTCATCCAGGCGTGCAGGGCCGTCTGGGGCAGAATGGCGGAGAACAAGTACATGAACTTGTCCGTCGTCATCACCACGCGATAGGAGACGAACATCAGCAGCACGGCGAGGATGGTCATCATCGTCATGACGCCGTAGAGGACGGCCTCAAGCGTGATCGGCTGATCCATCATATAAAAAAGAATATGCCGTCCGCGGTGGGACAGCAGCGGATTGACGATCGCGAACAGCCCGCCGATCAGCAAGTAGTAGGGAAGCGAGCGCGCCAGAATCCGGCCCTGCCGCTGCAGAAGCAGGAGCGCTGTCAGCAGAACGAGCGACGCCAATTGGTAGACGGGATGAGTCAGCATCAGTCCGAGCAGGATCACGCCGGCGTAATAGATGAAGCAGACGAGCGGATGGAGGCCGGCAAAACCGCCTGCGTTCACGACCCTGTCTCCGTGCCGTCCGTGCCTTTTCCGACATCCTTGCCCATGTCGAGCGTATACAGCCATTCTACGACGTCGCCGGGTTTCAGCTTGTAAGCGCCCGCGCTCTTGCCCGGAAATTCCCCGTTCACGCGGAACAGCCAGCCGCTCTTCGCGCCCTTGTCGAACTCGTATAAATTATCGATGCCTTCTACATAAGCGGCCGCGCCGCTGCCTTGATACTCCATTTGCATCTTGCGGCTGCGGGTCGCGCGCTTCAGCGCGTCGAGCACGCTGTCCCCGGACTTGAGCTCGACCGCGGCGGGAGACAGGATCGTGCCTGTATCGCTGTCGCCCACAATCGAAAGGGTGATTTCGGCCTTTTGCGGCGCCTGGGTCGCAGCCGGGGAAGGGCTGGTCGTCGCTTGGCCGGACTGCGGAGGGGACGAAGGCTTGCCGCCGACGGTCCCGTTAGGCGTAGGCGACGTTGTCGGCGTGGCGACGGGGGCAGAGGCTTCAGGTTGTGCCGAAGCCGAGCCGGCATTGGCAGTCGCCGGCGGTATCCGGCCGCCGGAAGGCTTGGCAGTACCGGCGGTGGACGCGGCGCCTGGCGTGGCCGTCGGGCTGGCGCCGTCGGGCATGACGCCAGGCGTCGTTGTGTTGCCCGTCGCCGTTGCGGAAGCCTGCGCGCTTGCATGCGGGCTTGCTTTCGGGTCTGCTTGCGGGCTTGCCGAGGACTCGGCGACTCCTGGCTGCCGTGTCTGTGCCGCCGGTGATGACGGAGCGAAGGCGCTCGACTGACCGGACGCCGCCCCGTCATCGGAGCCGGACCCGCCGCAGCCGGCGGCCATGAGCAGCGCGGCCAGCAGGACGAACAATGCCGCGAGCCGGCCCTTGCGAATTTGCTTCACTTCCAGTCCCTCCTTGCGTATGCGCATGCTGTCTATTTAGATGAAGCCAGATTTAGATTTTTAAGCCGGAGGGCGGTCACGGCAGCCATCTCGCGGGTTACGGTGCCCGACGGATCGAAGACGCCGGCGGCGCCAAGCAGAATGCCCTTGTTCGCGACCGCATTAACGTAAGGCAAGGAAGCCGCGCGAATGCTGGAGGCATCCCGCCAAGCCGTGCCGCTCTGCGACTCGGACAGGCCGAAGGCGCGGCCGATCATGACAGCCATCTGCTCGCGCGTGATCGGATCGCCGGGCTTGAAGGCCGTCGCCGATACGCCGTTGACGATGCCGGCGCGGGCGGCTTGCATGACGGCCCCATAGTACCAGGCGGACGGCTGGACGTCGGCGAACGAGACTTCGCCGGTCATGCCGGCGAAGCCGGGACCTTGCGCTGCGCTCAGCCTGTCGCCGGCCAGCCTGACAAGCAGGGCGGCGAACTCGGCGCGCGTGATGCCGCGCTTCGGTTCGAAACGAAGCGGAGAGGCGCTCGTGCCGGATAGCAGCTTGGCCGTGTAAGCTTGATGCACCGCATCTGAGGCCCATCCGGCGATCTGCCTTTCGTCCGCGAACCGTTCGGCGGCGATCCGGTACAGCCCGGGAGCTCCGTCCGCATAACGGTCGTATGCGACCAGCGCCAGCATCGCTTGCTCCGTCGCGATGGCGTCGGAAGCGCCGCCCGGCGTGTGCGCGAAGCCGCCTTCAGCCGTCCGATACGCCAGCAACGCTTCCAGCAGGCCTCCGCCGGCCTTGACGAAGTCAGCGCCGGCAGGATCGCGCCCCGCCGCGGTCAGGCCGATGACGACCTGCGCGGCCGTCTCGCTGTTTTCGTCGCGCTCGAGCTTGAAGCCGCCGTCCGTCAACTGGACGGACGAGAGATAGGCGACGGCGCGGCCGATCGCCGCAGCTACGGCGGCCGAGCTGTTGCCGCCTTGCACGGCAGCGCCGGCCCCGGCGGCGCCGCCTTCGGCGGCATTCGCGTAAGGCGCGAGCGCGGCCAGCGCCATCGCGGTAATGTCCGCGTTGCCGGCTTCGCCGGCGGCCAGCGGGAAGCTGCCGTCCGCGTTCTGCAGCGCGAGCAGCCAATCGACGAGCTTGGCGCGCGTCCAGACCGCGCCGACCGGGACGTCGTAGCCGCCGCTGTCGAGCGCGAGCAGCGCGAAGATCGGGCCGTTGGCGCCCTGGAGCGTCAGCTTGGCGTGGTTATACACCGCGGCCACGAGATCATAGCCCGCGAACGCGCGGGGATCGGCTCCGGCCGCCCGGACGGCGAGGACGATGCGTTCCAGGTCCGTCGCCTTGCGATACGCGCCGCCTGCGGCCTTCACCTGCGCAGCCAGCTCCGCAAGGTAGGCATCCGGAACGCCGCCTCCCGAGCGTCCGAGCGCGAAGGCTTCCCATTCGGACAGCCCGGCGGCAGGCTTGGCAAGCAGAAGCTTGCGGAGCGCCGCGACGTCGGCTTTGTAGGAGGGGCTCGATCCGTCGCCCCCATCCGGCTTGACGCCCGCATTCCCGCCGGAGCCGGAATTCGGAGCGCCTACGTCAGCGCCCAGATCGAGCGTATAGCGCCAGACGACCGAATCGCCCGGCTTCAGCCGGTACATGCTGGCGCTGCCGGCGGGATATAATCCGCCGACCTCGTACATCCAGCCGCTTT from the Cohnella hashimotonis genome contains:
- a CDS encoding glycoside hydrolase family 43 protein, giving the protein MLHRSDIQIRDPFVVPVPEEGLYYLYGTTDRNAWSGPGIGFDVYRSRDLEQWEGPFPAFRPEAGFWGIENFWAPEVHRWRGMYYMFASFKAPGRRRATQILAADGPLGPFRPLSDRPATPPDWECLDGTLYVDRQGEPWIVFCREWLQVTDGEMYALRLSGDLAETVGKPVKLFSATEAPWVRSTVYEAEGQPDVRGYVTDGPFLFRPAERELWMLWSSHGAEGYAMGIAMSASGEIEGPWMQEALPFFRRDGGHGMLFADLEGRLTLALHCPNRTPDERPVFFRVKTEGGTLAL
- a CDS encoding glycosyl hydrolase family 28 protein, producing the protein MRNIGLRFVRLLIAAALFVAPLAFGVPATHAAGTVTAYAAPTGAPRSSDFTVTAGSSAIDLYGDNNGWGNKVSYGYFDMTGSVTVSVTVNFSFSSYKLAPASLGLASTRSGNTIQFTLNGPTNVSLILDGNYQGRTLHLFASAPETSVPSPSDPNVIYIGPGYYDYSSTPTTTITVGSGKTLYIAGGAFLNGHIEVRGASNVAIRGRGIVSMNYTSTYLNQPISILSSTNVQMSGIIVDRRVGAWSSLMDNSSQVSVTDYKVVSPTYASTDGLNLVNSHDVTIDRSFFRTADDCIAIKGVVTPGYNASDNPASGAPNYNITIQNSQFWSDANDVWALGAETQAAYYENIKYLNNDVLYSYDDRDNHGVIQDRAVMDITALNGTQFRNILYQDIRVEQSVRLVNLSFADSFWFGSLPGNQSFPGLISGVTFRNITAVGTGSKEIRLWGWDLGKPVSDILFEDVSIDGQYLTDLGDKPFNVNNYVKNVVVRRSASPVDAYVGGLDFSSVQGANQWYYKEWNGSSYANMTWNATDRKWKGTGSYIGMWGPNFVHPESNDAVKAWLAPSTGTVMIKGTAAKWDTGGGDGVRIKIMKNGTPLWPSSGWQTIAATDRLGVQFGVIANVAAGDYVYIVVNKNGTDSYDTTVLDAMISYKPVFNASTDFLTYQGGWNWSYLQGNAAPYTNMNWNAADKTWRGTNAWNIIHDGGLMHPDADDTVRAWTAPASGTVRVTGNARKQDTNGGDGVRVKILKNAAQLWPASGWQAIAYNDATGASHSLTVSVTAGDVLYFVLDKNGNNSYDTTYWSPNILYT
- a CDS encoding alpha-galactosidase, whose amino-acid sequence is MFEQKGAGYRIRLGGADIAVEGEAMTLALGGKTYAVCLRPVLDGFKLPISGWTQEGGALLGELSDCGYRVKLTAGASWLEYTIDGSSSLHGEIRYFAGTELVDSVVRGFLPDHYNRVFQPGESAEFVFSATAKESQFDRGLERIWMTCPAPKTLAFRDKWVEAGPWWGIVVPDPLPVRETVATFRQGRFDIAFTHFYGAAYEGRFPRVQFHFGLETEDAVLDRYVAYYRDNGYLRERGEWFDWWNRPIFCTWGQQEYLELSCDFERNPLTADTLMDWVVSLEEKTGGHPFTLIVDSHWFDHYGEYGVHPQRFGDTARFRRLIESVKARGHKVVLWYTPLWVSKTSRIVREHPEWLVKTLEGEPARVTNTEIYDYVYLLDCSRRDVRAHIRSTVRYLLSDEADGLNADGFKIDMNYYGPVGGKHAIDNYEWGIGEKLWYELVRFIGTEAAAVKADALLTLSGAEPYLQPWAPAQRLNDLFPVVPESPDPWYRRAALVSKMLPGVLIDVDGWPSTRTRSAEYWMVSPTFGVPVTYHLDGFDNKEKLSDADFARMRAAWNVYANAPVKADMALHIDPDRRVFYRTYGSGPLAGFYAALAMHSCCLVTYGERWMMAASIADMTVEVPVPPGRTISAACKRLPGGDVPIVWEEDREAGTVRFRIEDCGRGIEAFVLEFAQVDG